A portion of the Fusobacterium perfoetens ATCC 29250 genome contains these proteins:
- a CDS encoding transcription repressor NadR codes for MLGEERREKILETLKKNSKPTSGGFFSETFSVSRQVIVQDIALLRAKGHDIISTARGYLLQEPVYFEKVVEVSHNDENIEDELNLIVDLGGEVIDVFINHEVYGNLKAELNIKSRKDVKEFLKKIEEGASKPLKNLTSGNHFHTIRASSEKDLDYIEKELRNKNYIIK; via the coding sequence ATGTTAGGAGAAGAAAGAAGAGAAAAAATATTAGAAACTTTAAAGAAAAATTCTAAACCTACATCAGGTGGTTTTTTTTCAGAAACTTTTTCAGTTAGTAGACAGGTAATTGTTCAAGATATAGCCCTTTTAAGAGCCAAAGGACATGATATAATTTCTACTGCAAGAGGATATTTGTTACAAGAGCCTGTATATTTTGAAAAAGTTGTGGAAGTTTCTCACAATGACGAAAATATAGAAGATGAGTTAAATTTAATTGTAGATTTAGGTGGAGAAGTCATAGATGTATTTATAAATCATGAAGTTTATGGAAATTTAAAGGCTGAATTAAATATAAAATCAAGAAAAGATGTAAAAGAATTTTTAAAAAAAATAGAAGAGGGAGCTTCTAAACCTTTAAAAAATTTGACTTCTGGAAATCATTTTCATACTATAAGAGCTTCTTCTGAAAAAGATTTAGATTATATTGAAAAGGAATTGAGAAATAAAAACTATATAATAAAATAA
- a CDS encoding B12-binding domain-containing radical SAM protein, with amino-acid sequence MDDIYDYPLYRPPSEAYSLILQITLGCSHNKCTFCKMYKGKKFTIKPFEQIKEEIDIFRKEIRYAEKIFLADGDALIIPTPRLLEILDYINEKFPERERISLYASPKSILFKTPEELKAIREKGVSLVYIGLESGDNEVLKEIKKGVTSEKIVEASLKAKEAGFMLSMTVIAGVLGDRDYTNHALKTAEVVNKIVPDYLSVLCLVVHDGTEIYDRVLRGEFREAKGEDILKEIRMMIENINIPEGKKVIFRSNHASNYLGLKGDFPEDKEKFLSEINFVINNDYIRERNDRYLRY; translated from the coding sequence ATAGATGATATATATGATTATCCTTTATATAGGCCTCCAAGCGAAGCTTATAGTCTGATTTTACAAATTACTTTAGGATGTTCACATAATAAATGTACTTTTTGTAAAATGTATAAAGGAAAAAAGTTTACTATAAAACCATTTGAGCAAATAAAAGAAGAGATAGATATATTTAGAAAAGAAATTAGATATGCAGAAAAAATATTTTTAGCTGATGGAGATGCTTTAATTATTCCTACACCAAGATTACTTGAGATACTAGATTATATAAATGAAAAATTTCCAGAAAGAGAAAGAATATCTTTATATGCTAGTCCAAAATCTATATTATTTAAAACTCCAGAGGAATTAAAAGCAATTAGAGAAAAGGGAGTTTCTCTTGTATATATAGGTTTAGAAAGTGGAGATAATGAAGTTTTAAAAGAGATAAAGAAAGGTGTAACTTCTGAAAAAATAGTTGAGGCTTCTTTAAAAGCAAAAGAAGCTGGATTTATGTTATCTATGACAGTTATAGCTGGGGTTTTAGGAGATAGAGATTATACTAATCATGCTTTAAAAACAGCAGAAGTTGTAAATAAAATTGTTCCAGATTATTTAAGTGTTTTATGCTTAGTTGTTCATGATGGAACAGAGATTTATGATAGAGTTCTAAGAGGAGAATTTAGAGAAGCAAAAGGTGAAGATATTCTAAAAGAAATAAGAATGATGATAGAAAATATAAATATACCAGAAGGAAAAAAAGTTATATTTAGGTCAAACCATGCTTCTAACTATTTAGGACTTAAAGGAGATTTCCCAGAAGATAAGGAAAAATTCTTGTCAGAAATAAATTTTGTAATAAATAATGACTATATAAGAGAAAGAAATGATAGATATTTAAGATATTAA